The Acanthochromis polyacanthus isolate Apoly-LR-REF ecotype Palm Island chromosome 16, KAUST_Apoly_ChrSc, whole genome shotgun sequence genome segment gaAAGACAGCCACAAGAGTCACCGTGACAACACTCGTATCCGTAGAGCCGAACACAGACCACCTGCACCGCTACCTCCTGAAAAGCACAAACTGGCCTTCGTCGTCCGCATCAGAGAGTAAGTCACTCGGAGGCAGATAGAGGTTTTTAAAGTAGTCTAATGTACAATTCCTCAATATTAGCTCAGATACTCGAAATGAGTTGGAAATATGGTCAGTAGTGAATGCTGATGAGCACTTGGTCATTAGGCAACTGTCCACTCCATCCTCTTAGTGTCATGATTTTATGATGTATTATTATGTGCGTTATGAATTGTCTCATAGAAAAAGTTTTTCTGAAAAATCCCTCATCACAAACAAGGCTTTGTTACATCTTGAAGTAGTTTTCTAAGAAGAATTCACATGTTTCTTGGgagatggaaacaccttttCCAAGTTCTGACACAGCAAACATTGAACTCACTTGATTGTCTATTTCTGgttctttcattgttttcacCTCCAGAAGGAATAAAACTCAAAAGAAGAATTGCAACTTTCACAATTATATTCAATACCTTAAGACTTCTATTTAGTTTTCtctcaaaaaagacaaaagttctgtttctttttttttttttcaaacttctggttttgtttctggCCTCTTCTACTCTGTTTGTTACAGCATTGTGTAATACCACCACCTTCTGATGGCAGTGTACTTGTTTCACTCCAATGCAGTGGACTGAAACAAGCTTAAGATTTTTTTCGTGACATTTCGAAAGTTTGCATCCGATTCGCATGACAGTTATGTGGAAACATGCCTGCTGTCTGCTTGAAGGTGGTCAATGAGCTGCAGTGGCTCAAATATGGGCAAATTTCAAATAGAGAAACTGATGTTTTATAGATATCTGGTCTGAATGAATATTTGAAGCACTCCGTCAGAgttttgattatattttttacaataaagGGTCCTCACaggtgcccagatagctcagctggctggGTAGGCAACCATTttacaggggctatagtccccgacacagcggtcatgggtttgaatccagctCATGGCAATTTACTACATGTCATTCCCCGACTCTTctacccatgtttcctgtctctctttcacTGTCCTATCCAGTGGTTCTcaatttttttaagttaaatttcaacagtattatgcctcagttgaCCATTTACACATGCATTGCAACTTACAGATGACAGTTCatctgcaaagacacaaaacattcagtcacagctatctggaactgagcaatctggtattttactttatgatcaaaataacttgtcaaggtctagaaattatttaaaatttacagttttccaaatttacaatctgcagttaatgccttctgtgtaatttttacactttgcaaagtcgtccCACGGGCTGATTCTGGCAGGCCGGTTTTGGACCGCGGGAGACACGTTTCAAGATGGTGACATGATCAAGTACGCCAGTGGTCTGATTGCACATTAACGATGCATTCTCGGTCGTCTGTATTTGGCAAGTACACAAGTTTGGACTTGGACAACGGCCAGCACAGTTTGTGTGCCGCGAAAAACAGTAGTTGTTTTTACAGTAGTTCAGCTAATTAGTTCCACGTAGACGGACGTTTTCCTCCCAGTCACTTGCACCCCCCTTGTCATGCCTCCACACACGACTATTTGAGAAGCACTGGTCCTATCTAACACAGATAAATATgcccaaaaaataataatgaaggtTCCTCACATGCTTTTATTGCTATTAAGGAAAAGTGTTAGCTGTTGATTTAGTCTTTTCAGCctgttttgtgctttgttttttggtttccCGCACACTGAAAAGCTATTCCactttgttaaaataaaaattcctcTCCCATTAGGATTAAAGGTGTCAGCAGTAAAGTGATGAAGGTAATCCAGATGTTTAGACTGAGGAAGATCTTCAGCGGGTCCTTTGTCAAGATAAACAAGACCTCCATGGCCATGCTGAAGATTGTGGAGCCCTATGTGGCCTGGGGGTGAGTCATTCCCACTGCTGTGCTGCAGAACTTTGTCTTGGGTTTTCATTTGTGGTGTTAAATATTCTACCACTTGGTATTGTTCACGACAGCTTTCCAAACATGAAGTCTGTTCGTGAGCTCATTCTGAAGAGAGGTCAGGCCAGGGTCGGCAAGAGGGGGGTTCCTCTCACAGACAACACCTTCATTGAGCAGCACATGGGTAAGTCACGTccactgtttgattttttgttactgtttattCTGTATATGTTACTTGATGCActctaattaaaaataataacttcatttgtatagcactttacAAAtacaaagttacaaagtgctttCACAATACAACAAATGGTAAATTagacaaataatgaaaacaaataagagaataaaatgcaaattaaactaaataaaatttcAATGAAGTTCTCAGTGCAGCCCATTGAAGACAACAGCTGCTATCACCTAAAAAATTAACGTATTAGGGATTAAAACCCTACAAAAAGGATACATAACACCACTTGACTGCATACGCCACCTATTAATGCTGAGACATTTTAGTGTTAATTATCATTAAGATTAACGTTCATTTAAGGACAGAACATTTTCCTAAACACAGAATTTAAACCATGTGTTTGCAAAGTGGTTTACAGAATGTCTCAGCATGCAATGTTAGAATTCTAAGGTGCAAGAAATGAAAAGTTGAACATTGATTAGATGAAACAACTCTGAGCAGCTGTGGTTACAGAAAAGCGTCGGGGAATTTTAGCACTTGTGAAGAATGTATAAAGGGTTGTTCaataaactgctttttttaTGAGGATCTCTATTGTCAGACTTTGTAGTTGTCAGTCAGTTGTCATTTTACCTCAGGGATGTAAACTAGCAAAAACATGTAGGTTAAACACACTTTTACAGTCAGCGAAAGAAAATGTGGCTTATATTCGAAGTCAAACCCAGTGAGTGGAGATGCATGAATAATAAAGACGAGGCAAAGTGTTGTCTCACTGTGACATTTGTGAAActcactgaaatgtcacttggTTTTGAAGTTTTCCATTTGTAGCTCTGGATAGTTTGAATTTCCACACCCTCAGTGTGCTTTCAGCCTTTTTAACGATGAATAGTAGTGGATTGACAGGATCCATGCCCTGAACCTTTCCCTTAGCATGGATTTATTTAAATCTGTGAATGCATAGTAATTCAGTGTGGCCCATACTGATTAGTACACAGTTTACTGTTTAGTTGTATTTATCTTCATAGAGACTATAAATTCTGAATATATAATAAGTGGCCATAACCAACTTCCAaaaaacagttgtttttttattcagttttaatgCAGGGTAAAATACTGCAAAGTGGCAAATGCCATTTTGGCTTTTTCAACTTACACCTAAACGTCCCCTGAAACAAAATCAATCTCGAATATGTGCATTTGATAGTATTTTCTCACTATTTACTCCTCCTTTGGGGCTCCTTTTCTTCCCGTCACTCACCTCCCTCCTCTCGTTCCTCAGGTAAACACGGCATCATCTGTTTGGAGGACCTGATCCATGAGATCTACTCCGTTGGTAAAAGCTTCCGGGTCGCCAACAACTTCCTGCTTCCTTTCAAGCTGTCAGTGGCTCGTCATGCTGCCAGGGATAAAGCTGGGCTCCTGAAGGACCTGGGGAATCCTGGGTTCCGCGGTACAGACATTAACTCCATCATCAGAAAACTGAACTGAGGGGAAACTCGTGCAAGATGGACACTCAAGGATGCTGTGTTTGTTGAGGAGCTAATGCCAATATTTTCTTTGGCAGAGAAGCTTGTGGGTTCCACCAAATTgtgtttaaattacatttatctgtatgtCCATTCTCTGGTTACACTTACAGCTCGCTGTGAAACGGCACAAGTGGAGTCTCTTCCCTTATCCATGTTGGGTTTTGTACTCTTGTCTGAATGATATCATGTAGTGCCCCTGAACATGGACTGATTGAAGCAGCTGTGCTCTTCAGTGAAAAGTAGTCAAATCTTtgtgaaatgttaaatattGTACTTActacacaaacagcaacattccTCCAGTTGTCAGAGGAATTGATTAATATTTGCCAAGACAGTAAATGAATAGAGTATGCAAGATCCAGCACCACCTCCAATATATTCATTTACTGCATTTGGtagttttcagtgtgaaaagAAGTGATTAATGATTCACTGTTTATACAGTttgttttacaataaaaactATTATAATGACATTGAGAGCCTGTCTGTTGATAGAACTTGCAGAGGAAGCAGTTACTGTGCTGAACATGTTTCCCCATGGGATTTATTCAGGGTTTTTCCTGGCATTGGAGTCTGTTTTCTAATGCGAAAGACATTGatgcattttcctgttatttttgatcatttaataaACAAATTGTATATTAGACTTTGATGAAGGAAACTTCAATAAAATTCAAGGTATAagtgtttttgccacatgcTGCTCATACAGTATGTGTGCTAAAGTATAGGGTGTGCAATAAGAAGAAgacaagaacattttttttttaaatgaggaagaaatgctATCGTGGAGTGTACATTCTGcaagaaataacatttttacttttattctcAGTTTTCAGCGTTTTGACGCTGATGATTTCCCTTTGCCACTGGCTAAAATCAATGGAAGGAATCTACAACCTCTTTGCATGGCGTGCCAAAAACTTTTCCCTGGTGTTGATAATGTGCCTTTAAAGGCACCTGCAGCTCTAAACTGGTTGAATAGTTTCATTTAAGACAACAGTATTGGCAAATCTTTGAGGACAGCTATGCAAATATTCCTGAAATAAAAGGCTTTAGAGTTTCAGTAAAAGAAACCATCTGTgaccacttatcaggtacttataatgcagtcttgATGTCCCTCACCTGGCATTTTCACCACAGTTTGAGGAATAGGGATCTTGGGGCAATAATGACTCATGAATCAAGTAATTTGGAGGTGAGAATAAATACCTGGGCTTCCCTACCAGTCATAGTATGAAAGTGAATAAGCCTTTTGAATGTGAGatgaacaaagaaaacagtccaTTTATCCAATTAAGATTAATAGATTAACCAGGATTGCAGAAATGATACTGTATctactatatttttttttctcctgactaaTCCCATCCCTGTGGTGTTACACTGGTGCCACTATTAATTCAACAAGACACATGAGTCACCAGCTGGAGGAGGGGGAAGAGATGTGGCTGGATGTGCAGCTGCGCTCTCACCAATGCGCACTGGGAGGAATGGAGGATGATGTCGTGACCGCTGCAGGAACGCAACTGATGTTTTTCTCTCCAAATTGGAGGTAAATGTGTGTCATTGGCTTGGTGGATGCACTGGAGAAGACAACATGTTCTCACACCTGATGTCGACGTAGAGGACAGCAGGTAAGATGTAGACAGTCGTGCATGCTGGGTGAGCGGGGTTTATGCTCtccaaatctgtaaaatcaatCAGCTGGCATTGCCATGGTGATTAATTACCGTGATGACGATTTTTCATGCAGCCTCGCGTCATGATACACACTGAACCGGGTCATTTACAacacacacaatatatataacaataataataactaatGGTGAGGTTGACACTTATACAGCTTCCCTGTCACTTTAAAATTCTGTCTTTCCCAATGGAAATCCTGCTATCACAAATCAATAAAcctattacatttatttcaggCGGCCAATGCACGTGTTGTGTTACCTTCAGGGATATCGGTTAGATTGGACTCCTGATaagaatttgaaaaatgtgacgAATGAATGAGATCGTACTTAGAATTTAGTTGAATAATAGCAGAAAAATAGACTGGTATTCCCACTAGAAGCTAATGTAaagtaatttgtgtttttaatttatgtgaCTCGTCTTCTCTGTGTGTATCTCAATGAAAAGCGCCACTCATAAAGATCTTTTTTTatcaaattaatcaaaaataaaggGGCTGTGTAAGCCATCTCTACCAACAAGAGGCAAAAGAAATGGTGATGGGGATTTTATAAGAGCTGAACGCAGTCAAATGTGTTACGTAGTTGTCAGTGGTTGATTGGACTGTGGAGTTTCCGAGCTGCATTTGAAGGCGCCTGGTGTCAAGGAGAATGGGCGGTCCGTAAAGGCTGAACCTACAATAAGATGCGAGTGATATTACCGGAGTTACGGTGTTTTGACAGCGACGGGCAGCGGTCAAAGGTAAGCATGTGGTGCTAGTTGCTGAATTAAAGCGATATTGTTGCgacaaaaagctgaaaatgttggTGTTCCGTCGTCTCAGTGGGTTTTCAGAGGTTGCCGGGTGTTCGACTAGTTGGTACACGCGGCGCCAGCAGAAAGTTGGTATGATTGGGCAACAGGACCATGTGGATACTGAGTTCTTTATCACACGAGTTTGTGTGCCTGTCGTTTGTCCGTTTGTTGTTCCTTAAGGTTATAGCAGCGTTTACTGCGGCTGTGTTGATTAGAACATAGCTGAGCAATGTGGCGTCTTGTTACGCTACCACCAACTTAGCAAAGGTAAGCCGGTTTGGCTAGCTCCTGCACCGAAATGAATGGCAGGGCGTGTGTTATTAGCTAAATATGTCAGTgctcatattaaaaaaaacaacccctCCTCTGTCACATAATTAGAGACGTTTAAATAGTAATCAACCAATTATCTGATTCCAGTTTCTTAAACGTGAATATTTTTTGTAGTCTAACATATCCAGACCTGTAgtgaacacctaggcacttaatctgactccaccttaggggtagaataagtcaggtggtccaaaccccagcacttatttagcgctgacaaagtatataaaaaaaaggtgtgtgtgtgtgtgggggggggggtttggcAACTTTCAAGCTGTCACACTACCTTCTGGAATATTTGCATTGCTATCCTCAAAGATTTGCCAATACTGTTGTCTTAAATGAAACTATTCAACCAGTTTAGAGCTGCAGGTGCCTTTAAAGGCACATTATCAACACCAGGGAAAAGTTTTTGGCACGCCATGCAAAGAGGTTGTAGATTCCTTCCATTGATTTTAGCCAGTGGCAAAGGGAAATCATCATCGTCAAAACGCTGAAAACTgagaataaaagtaaaaatgttatttcttgcaacttgatggcaacacctttgaccaatcacacttgaagcactttttgcacttactacaggtctttccttatgtctgaattcttgcttgtgttgtatgtcgctttggacaaaagcgtctgctaaatgaaattgtagaattgtattgctgtgtagaatggtctgacttcACCCCTTAATTACTTTCTGCCATTTCTGTCATGTAAATCAGGGGATCCTTCTCTTGGAAATTATGAACTTCAAGTGCTTAATTTCCTGCATTCAGgcacatttttagacatttcttcatcattttatagTAACACTGCCACAATTCATCTATTAGTTATCCTCCATGAAATtgctagtaaaaaaaaaagtaaaagttctGATTCTGGTTTcttgaatgtgaatattttttctttcctgctcCATAATGGTAGTCTCTGACCTGTAgtgctgtgtagaatggtctgactacaGGGGGAAAGGCTCtggcacactttttttttaaattaggcatacaaatttaaacaattttcctAACTGACAAAGTGATAACAGGACAGCTTTGCAAGATATCGTGTTCTTTCTCTAACAGCACCAAATTAGCAAAGGCGAAAGTACAGTGACCATTTTTCATGTGCTGTTATAGCCATTGTTTAGTGTAGATACTTGTGTGTCACCAAATTGTCTAATTTCCAATAGTCCCTAATCTTCAGAAGTGCAGTCTCTGAAATATTTGGCTTGTTTCCTACACAAACGTACTGACTAGAAGTCATTAACCAATACATAAATCTCTGTAATGTTTGCCCATTGCTTGCTACAAGGGGTTTGGAGGGGCTGAGAACAGGATGCTGCAGCCAGGGTGACAGGGGTCTGCTAAGTAAGTCTCTTAAATTCATAAagataataatggattagatttatatagcgttTTTCTAggcactcaaagcacttcacaatggatccattattcattcactcacacattctcactctggtggtggtaagctacatttgtagccacagctgccccggggcagactgacggaagcgtggctgccaatccgcgcctatggcccctccaaccaccaccaacattcacacgcattcatacaccagtgtgagagcagcactggaggcaaggcgggtaaagtgtcttgcccaaggacacaacagcacatgactaggacagagtgggaatcaaaccgccgaccctttgatcattggacgacccgctctaacACCTGATCCACAGTCACCCAGATTCAGATAGAGTTGTTctaatttgactgtaaaatatttGCAGTGATGCTGTTTAGAAGTTCTCAGCCAACACTGTTTTTAGAACTGTGCAACTCAAAGCTTTACTGTACTCTGAAGACAGCAGagaatgttgatgttttaagAGCAAATTCAAGATCTACTTTTTCAGTCTGGCttttaatagattttaaaaaatctatttgtCTATTGtacattttagttgtttctgTCTTCTAAGTACTtaagttttctgttatttcctAATTTTTGAAATCGTAACTTCTCCTGCCTCCGGTGTTTCCTCATTGGATTTATTTCTGacagtgtttcctcagttcttcagtctttgtttttattgggTCCTTCATTTATAACTTAATGTTTATTGGGGTATGGGGGGAGggtacttttttttattttttgtgttgtaaaCTTTGTGTtacattctaaaaatatctgaaaatatgCTCCAATTGataaaaatcagtttaatgAAGTCCCAGCATATCACTTTGTGCTAGCAAAATAAGCACTAGTAGTCATATCCAAAGTCTGCCAGATTTGTGGTTGTGTGAGAAAATTTGGTCAGCTTCAGAGATTTTTCTGTAATGTTTGTAATGCAAGTACCTCTAATGAACCTACTTGTAATGCATGTGATGTAAATCTGTGATGACAGCTGCCTTATGGCAATATGGCTACTACAGGCACTTTAAGTCAGTGTAatgcaaaaattaaaagatTTTGTTTATGGTGAGGTTGTAGAGTCACAAAATGTCTAAAGCAAGGCTGCCATTTGGCGACTGCTTCGATGAGCATAAATGGACAAGTGAAGACATTGCATTCATTGTTTTGGCGAGGTAAAACATTGAACAAACAGAATGCTAGGATCAAAGTCTCTTTCAGTGCCTCACTCTAAAGCCTTTGTTGGCTTGAAAGTTGAATGACATTTGtccagatttttaaatttttttttttaatgtcctgTGTGTTGTGGAACATTTGGATGATCCGAAGTAAAAACAGTCACGGTGCAACAGATTTGTGTTTGTAATTTATTGAAGAATGGAAGGAGTAACAATGAATGATAAAGAAGAGAAATGCAGAATGGATATTCCAGATGAAAGGGCACAAATCAAGCACCAGGCTCAGAGATCTGACccagacaaaacagaaacttaGAACAGTATCTGTCCTTAACACAGCACAGCTTTGCTTTTCTCATGAAGAAAACACTGTGTGAGACCTTGTTGCTTGATGCTGGTCACAACATTAATCACATATCATAATGAATAAAAGAGAACTGTTCAGAATCTGGTCTATTATGATCCTGACTAGCAGTCATGTCCAGACAAATACAGTTCATCAAGGTACAAATGAGATTTTACTTCAACACTATGATCCACGTCACAAAAAAAGAATCTATGAGCTTTTCCATGTCATGGAAAATCAATTCCAGGGTATGTGATCACATTTGTGGCCTACATATT includes the following:
- the rpl7l1 gene encoding 60S ribosomal protein L7-like 1, coding for MAESESKKVIKLVPEYLLKKRKQYQAIKATQAKLALLEKRKVSKGKPLQFKRLEDFLKDSHKSHRDNTRIRRAEHRPPAPLPPEKHKLAFVVRIREIKGVSSKVMKVIQMFRLRKIFSGSFVKINKTSMAMLKIVEPYVAWGFPNMKSVRELILKRGQARVGKRGVPLTDNTFIEQHMGKHGIICLEDLIHEIYSVGKSFRVANNFLLPFKLSVARHAARDKAGLLKDLGNPGFRGTDINSIIRKLN